The Phragmites australis chromosome 1, lpPhrAust1.1, whole genome shotgun sequence genomic interval CTTCTGACAGTTTTCACTCAATGCTCAATGTCTGGCACATCATTCCGCAGGTTGACCTTACTGAATATGTTGAAAAGCATGAGTTTGTATTTGATGCTGTGTTAGATGAAGATGTTTCAAATGATGAGGTGGGTACAAACTGCATACCCTTTTCATTAATGTTTTTTAAGTATTGTAAATTCATTCTCAGTCACTTGTCTTCATCCAATTTATAGGTTTATCGTGAAACAGTAGAACCTGTGGTTCCTGCAATTTTTAATCGAACAAAGGCAACTTGTTTTGCTTATGGACAAACTGGTATACATCCGATCTTCTCTAGATACATCGTATATCTGCAGCATACATGATATCATTTCAACTAATATTCTCCACTCAGGTAGTGGAAAGACGTACACCATGCGGCCCCTTCCTCTTAAGGCCTCCCAAGATATCCTGAGATTAATGCATCATACATACCGCAACCAAGGATTTCAGTTATTTTTCAGCTTCTTTGAGATATATGGTGGTAAATTATTTGACCTCCTCAATGATAGGAGGTGGGTTACCCCAAAATATGTGATTTTCAGGAATAGTCTCTATCAGTGAGGCTGCTATTTCTCATATTCTGAATGTGCATTGCTTCATGCAGTAAACTTTGCATGAGAGAGGATGGAAAACAAAAGGTTTGCATTGTTGGTTTACAAGAGTATAGAGTGTCTGATGTTGAAACTATCAAGGAGTTGATTGAAAAAGGCAGTGCCACCAGAAGTACTGGTACAACTGGTGCAAACGAAGAGTCCTCAAGGTCTCATGCCATTCTTCAGCTTGCTATTAAAAGACGTGTTGATGGCAATGACTCCAAACCACCTAGACCGGTTGGCAAGTTGTCatttattgaccttgctggcaGCGAGCGTGGTGCTGATACAACTGATAACGATAAGCAAACAAGGTCATCTTTCACAATCCCCCTCCCCCCTGTTATTCTAGTACCTCGTGAATATATTTGTGTACTGAGCTGTCCTTTCTGAAATAATATGCAGAATCGAGGGTGCTGAGATCAATAAAAGTTTGCTTGCCTTGAAGGAATGCATTAGAGCACTTGATAACGATCAGATGCACATTCCTTTCCGAGGTAGCAAATTAACTGAAGTTTTGCGTGACTCATTCATTGGAGACTCACGCACTGTCATGATATCATGCATTTCCCCTAGTTCTGGCTCTTGTGAGCATACTCTGAACACATTGAGATATGCGGATAGGTGATTACCTACCTccattctttttgttgctaatAAATGCTTATATCATTATAATATAAGCAAAGCATTATCGGATTTCAGGGTGAAGAGTTTGTCGAAAGGAGGCAATGCCAAAAAAGAAGTGCCTTTGGCAGCGCCTTTAAGAGAGTCGGGTCCTTCCCCGCTGTCTTCAGTTGTACCCTCTTTCTCTGCATCTGAGGTGATGAATGATATCACTGAAAGAAGTAATTTTGGTTGGCCCAAGCAACAGTTTGTGAAAGAACAGCCAGCTCCAACATTTGCGGATCGAATGCCCAAGGTGAAGGAAGGGGTGGACTTCAGCTCATCAAATGGCATTTATTTCAAGGAACAAATAAGCAAGGGTAATATGGCACAAAACATAGCTGAAGTACCAAATACAATGTACCAGCAGGGAAGGCAACTAGCAAGGAGGGCTAAAGACTCTACTTTGGAGAATAATATGAGAAATTCCATTGCTTACCCTATTAGAAGGGCTGAGCCAGATGAAGAAAATGAGCATCTAAATGATCTCCTCCAGGTGGTGCTATTGCTTCTGCAAGATTTTCTTTATACAAGATGACTGAGCTAAATTTTTACTCTGGTTAATTGCTGTAGGAAGAGGAAGATTTGGTGAGCGCTCATAGAAAGCAGGTGGAAGAGACTCTGGACATCCTCAGAGAGGTTAGTACAATGTTGTCAGTGATTGGTAAAGTTGATTGTATATTTTCTGAATACCTAGAACTCTTTCCTAAATTTTCTGTGCAAAACATGATGAACTGTCTGGATTCTGGAATATAGTTGTATGCCTTATGATAGTTGTAAAAACTTACCGTATCAGGTTAAATACACTGTTGAGGATATACCGtatttctattatatatatatataattatcaATTATTTGTTTCTCAACTACGATTATATATTGCTGAATCATTTTGCTATAACCTGCAAACGTCTTGTCTTGATCAGGAAATGAACATGTTAGGCGAAGCAGATCAGCCTGGTAACCAACTAGATGACTACATCACAAGACTAAGCAGTATACTCTCGCAGAAGGCTGCTGGAATTGTCGACTTACAAGCTCGGCTGGAGCAGTTCCAGAAGCGTTTAAATGAGAACAACGTGCTGCTGTATGCTTAGCGGCCTTGGTCATAGTTACCTCAGTGGCTTAGTCAGCCCCTATTATGAGACTAATGAGAAAGGCATCGGCAGATTCTGCCTGGGAGGTGGACACCGATGTGGTCGTCTTCCGTGGCCATGCTGCTGCAGTCTGAACCCACAGGCGCAAGGCAAACTCAGAACTAGATGGCTAGTTCACAGCTTCTTGCCATGATGGCTATTGGTTAGTTTGCTGGTTCTTGGTATGGCTGGCTCCGTAAGCTTTTTTGTACTAGAGTTGTGTGTTCGTGCGTTCCATCCTGTGTATATCTATCTGTGTCACATGAGTGCCCTGCTATCTGTTACTCAACAAATACCCTTTTTTTGGTCGGTCTGATGTATGAAGATTTTCAGAGTGTAATCGTTTTCTTTTCAATCATCCAAGTATACAAACATTTCACCCTGTATTGTaaccttgtttttcttttcgagTACAAGTTGGACGCACACATGGTAATCATGCACCCGTGTGAGTACAGTACAGGTCAGACACACCACACTCACTTACCGGTACCCGTGTGGGTACGTAGCATACGTCCAACTACATGGCTGAGTTTGGATCTTGGACACGAGTGAACAGGTTCCACTAGAAGCACCCTGACCTTGTTTTTCTAGCAATACCTTACGCATCTTTAGTATGGACTAGGATTTTTTGAAGGGGACCTAAGCACAGGGGGATATTGGCACCGTACACCACTGTATCGGACATTGATTGTATAGAGAGAGAAATGAGACATGAATTTCGGATGGTGTTGGGAATATAGACATGTTGTAGGTGCTAGGCATTCAATCGTGTGTCccgatatatattttttgaattagATTTCACACGGAAGGCCTGAATGGCATCGTCTTGTTCGAAGGTATAGTACAACAATGAACATGTTCTGCCCCTTTTGCTACAGTAAGAACACCTTAACCACTGGCCATTCATTTTCTTGCAACTTCGTAGGATACTAGAGCATTAATATTACACAGTTCAATTTGAATTAGTTTgtattccatttttttttacttcatgtGTACTTGCAATAAAACTAAAATTCCAAAATATTAAACATAtatgttcaattatatttttgtttttcccAAAAACCACATCTGCACTTTGTATACACATACGCAAAGAAGTGAACATACGGTGGAAAATGgcagggaaaaaaaaatcacacatatACATCAGATGTGCACATTAATTTCCCTTGTCATTGATgaacaaatatttgaaaattacATGCATTATTGCAaatccctcccccccccccccccccaaaaaagaaaatcatagaATCTTACATTTTAAAGTATTTCAAAGATATATATTCAACCAataatttttccttttattGAAGAGGAAAACTTTTAGCACTGTTTATTTAACTGTTAAAACAAAACTTGATTTCGATTATCCACAAGTGTAAACTTGTACTGAAATGCTTTTATAGGTAAACTATAGTAGTCCATGCATAATGCATGGGGCACATTTACTGTTCTCAATACATTACAAAGATGTAGAGATGCACTTTTGATCCCTGCAGCACTGAAATGTTGTTATCATCCAACAGTAGAGTTATTCTGCCATGAAAAAAATTGCAGCTGAAGATCTATAACTCTGTACCAAAGAAAGACTCGGTTGTCATTCACGGATACAAGGAGAGATTTGATAGTCAATAGGGGGAAAGAAAGTTGTTAGTGACCATGTAGTCCTTATGGTCATGGACCTTtagatgtgaaaaaaaaaatattgatacAATCCCAGATTTTGGAATGAAGACTTTGGTTCGAACATATGCAAGTTCAGTGCAAAATATGGACCAAAATTCAGTGCAAAGATGAACATCTAGATGAAAATTCAGTGCAAAGATGAACATCTAGGTGAAAATTCAGTGCAAAGATGTGGACCAAAATTCATTGCAAAGATGAACATCTATACACGACCTGATCAGATATTTGTATACCAGGTTCACAAATGCAGAAAATGTAGAGGAACCAAAAGAACCAACGTCCATGTCACATTTCACTCAAAATTCACCACATCAATGCGTTGAAGAAGAATAAGGTGGCCAGCATGCACAAGACGAACTCAGCTGCTAGCCGTCCTATTTGCTTGTGCATCGAGCAAAATTAAAACACACTAGCATTTGGTTGGGGATGGCCAGATCGAGCCACGCCGAGTCGAGGACGCTCGGATCTGTCTTACCAGCTGTCGCTGTTGTCCAGCCTCAACTTGCCATTGCCTGCAGTAGGTTGGGCTACTCGGTGACACGCTTGGCGTTGGAGAGCAAGTATGTGTCGACGCGCTCCTGCGCCCGGCGCACTGCATGTGGAACGTGTTCCTCCACGCGGAAGCATCCTGCTTGGACGCGAGCGCGCGCTGGACGAGCTCCGGCGTGTTGGGGATGAGCTGGTCCCCATGCGGGAGGCGGTAGATCGCGGAGAGTGCCGAGATGGAGTGCCTCTCGATGAAGTGGTGGTGGTGTTCGAGGTTGGCGAGGACAGACGACATGAGCGGCTCGAGCACCTCGGGCTCGGAGAGGCGGAAGAGGAAGCGGAGCGTGATGCCACGGATGTACTCGTCGGGGCTCTGAAAGTTGTTGCGGAGGTTCTGGCAGATGAGGATCGTCTCCGAGAGTGCGCGCCCGATCAAGTCCCGGTGGTCGATGATCTcgaggcagaggaggagcagcTTCTGTACCGTGTGGTCCTTGGAGGGGAGCACGTAGCGGACGATGGTGATGACGAGCTACAGGAGCGTCTCGACGTTGAGGAGGAGCGAGATGGCGTGGGACATCATGTCAGCCTTGACGGCGCCATCGCTGCCCTCAAGATCCGCCTTGATCTTGTTCGCCATTGTGGCGTAGCCTTTGTTGAAGTGGACCAGGAGGGAGCACGACTTCTCCATAGCTGAGGCCGCGATGAGGCGGACCTACGGTCTGGAGGGAGTGAGGTGATGGTTGGATCTAACTGGAGGCGGCAGTGGATCGGGAtctagaggagagagagagcgggagaGGACAAAAGGGGTAAAGAAAAAAGGCTACCGACCACCACACGACGGAACATATCCAAAGTATGCTCATGCGCAGCCGAAGTGGTCTCTCGAAATACGCCAATGAACGACAAGCCCATGTGGTCAGCTACCGCTGTGAAATGATTGCGCATCTTTAGGCGTTTGCTGTGGCAAATCTGATTGCGCTGAACCCTGTTCTTTTGATACGCACATGCTGCCTGTCGATGTAGCCTAATGGGCCTTCCTGAGCAAGCAGGTCCAAGCGTCCAGCCCAGCGGCTCTCTCTACCAGCCCACACGCGGTCCGTCCAAAGTCCAAACTCACGCCCCGCCAGGGCCAGGCGCGGTGCGTGCCCGCCCGCTGCCGTCTCCGAGTGCGGACGCCACGCCGCTCCCAGAGACACAGACTGCTGGGCCTGGGCCGGCTGGCTACCTCCAGGCACGGCCGGGTTCTTGGATGTTACCGTGCCAAACCACGAAAGTGATGGACGCTCGCTGTCGCACAGGTCGCGCGCAGTCGGGGCTAATCACGCGAGCTCTGGAGACCCAACGGCGGGAGTGATTAGGAGCTCGTCGTTTCGAGCAACGCACGCAGGACGACGTTGAAGGGGACGGGGCGGGGGGTCGTGTGGCCAGCGATTCCTCGTCAAGGGCAAGGAGGCGAAACAATTCAACGGCGAGGCGATGTCTCCACCTCTCCGGAGAGCAGCCCACCGGGTGCGCGCGCCTGCCCCTTTTCCTAGGATGGCGAAGAGTTCCTTGACCCTTGTTGAACGTGATCGGCTGGCCCTTTCACGTTTGCCCGGCCGGCACTAAACCGGTTCCGGTAATTCATAGCTTTCTAGTTTGTAACCAGCCCAGCAGTTTGTAACCTCGACCATTAGAGGCTACTATAGGAAATCCAATTTTTTCCCCAAGTTTAGAAGGTAACTGTGTTCATGGGTTGACTCCGAATGACCAGAAGGACACTGCAGTTAAAAGTTTTGGGACTGCGTCATAGGACCCTACCAAAATTGGAAGGAGGCCATATAACAGATGCTTGTGTATGGGCGAGTAGAGAAGGCGGGTCCCAAAGAACGAGTTACTCATGTCTGTCCGAAATTAGTGGCAACTGCTGTTTCTTCTGTCGCCACAGTACCATTTGCTCGAAGATGTCAGGACCTTTAATGCGGGACCAAGATGTCAAGGTTCTATTAAGGAGTAGTTATATATCTAAGTCTAAGCAGAGACAATCACACGCACATTGATTGTTATATTATAAGTCACAACACAAGAGGTCATATAAATATAGTCTGCTGAGTCTAATATAAATGCATGACTAATATGAATATATGACTAATATGAATGTGTGTGGTAATCAAAAGAACAATATAAGCCCCTAAGTCCGAGCGTTGTTGATACAGACGTTCATGCTAGATCTAAACTCAGTGAAGATAAGGTAGGCAGTCCTTTGATAAAGATATCGGCGTACGGCGATGTAGTCAGAACATGAAGTATCCATTGAGGATGCgtagtataaaactactatATCCGGATATACTAGGATTTCTCCGTTATTCTCGACGTATATCTATTCCCAGGAATAAAATCCCTAGATGCATAAAAACTATCTGTAGATACCCTAGATATCTCGTAAACAGGGAAATTTATCAATAAGAATGGTAGGGAAGGACTCCAAAGGCCGTACGACAACCCCTCTATTATATGCAGAGCCAGGGGACCATGCGATGGATAAGTCCATccaagtcattagaagccacTACACACCTATAGAAGCTCTGCATCCATCAAGCCTTTCATAGCtagatcttctccaactataCACAAAGAAGCTACCCGATTAGATTAggtctatctaggctagccacacacatccttgtaataggctcatagatcaatacaagataaacatgacatagatttattatcctaagggatgcCCGAACTTGTATAAAAATCCCTCCGTATGTTCCTATGATTTATCTACTTAAATCATCCTCTATATTTTCTACAAGTTCAGTGATTCACCAATCGTCAATAGTTGGCGGtgtccgtggggatcatgataATAGGTGTTGAAACATTTACATACGACAGGCTGTCGACTTCGCCTAAGGCTGCATCAAGGACCAGCTTCTCAGACGAGGGGTTATACGATAACTTCATCCACTCTATCAATGACGAACCAGCGATCGATCGGGTAGATCTTAACGAAGAACTATCTAGCGACGACTACGGTGATGAGGTAAGTTGCTTTATGGATCAGTGCACCAAGGACTAtgacatcgagtttgaaccactcgccTGCCAAGACAATTGCGAAAGCGATGTTCACCGCAAGTCTGGATCCTCCCCTGTAGTTTCTAACAACATGGACTATCGAGATACCTATCAAGAGCAATTCGAtgacaaatccatgatggatctggactccCCCTCTAGTGGAGATTACCCTCGAGAAGTCTTCGCCATTATAGACGGGGATGACGATCTTGGTaatcatgatgatgatccaaCACACACGTAGATCTCCATTGCTCTAGTTCTAGGCGACAGTCAACTTCCGCTGGCCACGCCTCCCTAAATCCAAAATATGAATAGAGCATGAGATTTGACGTCTCCTGACCATCAATAGTGGACCCAGTGCTACAGATCCGCAACGGCGCAGAGGATCCTCCTTCTATAGGAGGCCCTTGTGCGACCCCCTACAGTAGATGCGTCCATCAACTACCTCAAGCTCTATAGACAATTCCCTTGTCGTGGCCTTTCGCGACTTAGGGTTTAGATATTCTGGGGTCACTTCCTAGCAGCGTTCGAGGGCTTTAAGTTCTTTTTTCGTGTCCTTCGGTATCTCTACTAAGAAAGGACTCAAGTGTTGATACGATCAACCGAATATCAAATCCCTCTAGAGCTACTACGACCAAGACGTCTGACAACGAGCCCTCCAAGCCAAGAACCTAGTTTTATGACTTGTTCAAAGCCAATGTaatagcaacaagctatccCTGAAGTGGGAGAGTCTCTACATGGTGGTTGAGTCTGCTCGCCCTGGGTCTCTTAGTAATGAAGGATGGAAGAGTCTTGAATAATTCTTGAAATGTTGACCAACTCtaaaagttttatgtgtaagtactaaggGTAAGTTTACTCTAGTAAATGTTCATATTTCCTGTAAGATCGCTTGAATCTCGttgtgttcttttttgtctttcCTAAACTCAACATCTGGCACTTATAAGACGGGTACACTTGCAGTAAGCTGCAATCTGGGTACCTTTACCTATCGCGCGCACCTGAATAATCCTGGACAAGGTCACACGTGAATCAACTTCAGGAAATAAGAGTTTCTACGACCAAAAGGGAAGTATGAGcgttcaattcttttctcttacccTATCCACCTAATTCATAATGGCCCATCGACagtttttatcttattatctttgaCTGCCTATATGAGTTTTCTTCCTATATAGCTAGTCATGGCTGGATGAATACTATACACCAAGAGCTAATGACAACATATTGTGCATGTGCCAAAGTGACTTCCTTTGCGTGGAGACGATGTTCTAAGTTATGACCTCGTGGGATGTGACAAAGGTTCCCTATCGTCTCCTTGAGTGCCCAGGGGCTACGATGCCTCCCACTCATGTCAGATCTAAGGCTAACCGGATTAAGCTCCTCGATTAGTAACGAAGTTATCCTACCCTAGCCGAAGGAGGAAACAAGTAGAACTAGGCATGTTAGGTTGTCGGTATCTCTCTTAAGAAGTCCCACCATTTTCCTTtacattattttttgttttctactaacaaaagaataagtttctaTTCCCAAGTGCAAGATACAGAACAAGCCTAAACAGACTCGGTGATTCTCTGACTAGCCTCCATGGAGGTTCCGAATACTACTCGGAACTATGATATTCTATGTCAGGGTCTCACCGCATTTTATGTTCGGGATCTCTTCCCGCGCACGCGGGGGCTATTGGTATGAAATACCAGGAGAGCTGGCACATGACACCGACAAATATGCTTTTGCCAGAAAGGGAGGAAAGATTCTTTCACCACCACACGAAATCTCTGCCACAATAGTTCAACTTTAAAAAAACCCACCGCATAGAGAGCTAAATTTTCCCCAACCTTCTCAGAATCTCTAGAAGTTAGGACGATACTTATCGGTTGACCCGAATTTCCTACTTGGAGGAGATCCCTACCTGGAGAAGCCCTAATATCCTAACTAGATGACCGATGACAATTAGAAACCCGGATAGACATACATCCTACCTAGAAGCCCGAGTTATCACTCGAGGAGGCATCTTGTCGAGATGTCTTCCTCGTCTGGGCTAAGTTTCTTGATCCATCATAtcctcatttcacatactggTGGGGGActtgacgatgagtagtatataACTACTATATCCGAACACCCTAGGGTTAGTCCGTTATTCTTGGGGTATATCTCTATCCTCAGGATGAGAATCCCTGGACACATAGAAACTGTCCATATATGCCATGGATATCTCGTAAAtagagaagtttatctctaagaatgggAGAGAATGACTCTAGAGGCCATACTATGAACCTCCTATATATACGGATCCAAGGGACACTACGAAGGACAAGTCCATccaagtcattagaagccacTGCATGCCTGCAAAAGCTCTGCATCCATTAAGCCTTTCACGGATAGATCTTCTTCGACTGCACACAAGGAAGCCACCcgactaggttagatctatctaggctattCACACAATACCACAAAATGGTCAACAGTGATGGTTTTCCAACTGGCACTGATTGTCGAGAGACTACCAATGCCAACTTAACAATTGACACTATTGAGGTTTTctagaaaacaaaaagaaaaagaaaaaaggccaGCAAACGAGCTGGCTCGATGCATCGAGTCAGAGCCCACCGCCGACCCCACATTAGAACTCGCCGCCCCTGCCATTCGatgttggcgaggaagaggtgAGCGACGTCGCTGTGCTTCATGAGCCACTAGTCTTGCACCGACGAGACCCACTAGAGCGCAGCCCATGCATCCTCGTAGGCAgcgggaaccaagtgctcgagTTCCGGAGATGACGAGGACATTGGCCAAGGCTGGGGAGGAAGAGCCAAGCGGAGATGCCAGTGATGGCGAGGGGAGAGGCGAGCAGAGGAGTGGTGGCCAGGTCGAGGCCCACATGCACGTGCGCTGgtgagaggggagagagagatggggtgTGCACTGAGTCTAGGGAGGAAGAGGCCCGCGTGTGGCACTGCCAGagcttggtgatgatgatgtcgaAGCCGGAGCAGATCTTGCTATTGGTGGATGCCACGTACTGTGACTTGAGCTTGTGAAGGTAGGTCGCGGGAATTCGAATGTGATGTACCCGAGGGACAGCGTCAGCAGCTAGAAAACCCACTTTGTGCCTTGCCGCCCTAGCAAGATCCATGGTCGGATCCTTGCCGGATCCTATCATGGGTCTCACGAGGGGATGAGACCGGTGGGGAGGGGTAGGGGGAGGAGGCCAGtggtgggagggagaaggggacaATTAGATTGGCTCACTGGGGTGGAAGAGATAAGGCCAGACTGAAGAtataagggagagagaaaaagagagatcgAGCCGTGGACCTGAGGGTATGAGCCAAAATTAGAGCACATTAAAATTCCAGGTCCGTTTCGAGATTTAGTGCTGGTTGGAATTAtaaactggtactgatagtatcagtgctagttatTGTtacaaatcggcactgataattgTTATGAACCGGTATTAATAATTGTTCAGCCGTGGGAAGctatgaactggcactgatatttCATTAGTGCAGTTGCTATCCTAGCTGGCACTGATGACTCGGCTCGAATGACATTTTTGGTGTATGACACACCCCTTGTAACAGTCCCAGAGATatatacaagacaaatatgacgTAAGGTTATTATCTTAAGTGAGGCTCGAACCAGTATAAAAATTACTCCGTGTGTTCCATTGATTCGTCTATTTGAAGCATCCCCATCTTTTTTATAAGTTCAGAAGATTAATGATTCACGAATCATTGTCACATGTACATTAGCAACACTCTCCTGAATAAAGTGTAGATTGATCTCAACGTGTTTGGTGCGCTAATGCTGCATTGGAGAGATAAATGGCATGGATGCTGTTATAGTAGGCTAAAGTGGTGGAACACCGGTAGCACCAGCGCCACAGAAGTGGCAGAGCACAACGAATGCGATGAGGAATGCTAGCCGTTGGGCACAAGCTACATGGCACCTTGGGCAGCTACGCGAGAGCAAAAAAAAGTGGCAGATGAAGAGGATTATGAAATTCCTTGTAAGAGTATGAATGGTGGAATATGGCAGAATCGATGGATGATGTCACTGTCGAGGTCGATGTAGTCTCAGAGATGTCAAGCACGAGGCGTCACACAAATTTTGCTAGAACTGAGCGTGCATTGGGGATGAAGACACTCGTCGGTGTTGCTAGAACCAAGTGCATGGAGCGAAGGGACATCACGTGCCAGCCAACTGTGTCTAGGAAGTGTGTAGAAGCAGTATCAAAGAAGGGCTCGATGATGGTTACAATGCACGAAGGGCGAGGGGGAGGAAGTTGAAACATCACGTGATGGCTAGAGCAAACGAAGTTGGGACGAGGAGAAAAATGCGTCATGCAAATAAATAGACGACGACATTGAAGATATAGATGTGGTTGTAGACGTAGCAATAGGGAAGGGCTTGACAGTGGTTGCAGTGCACGAATCGGCGAGAGGAAGAAAGCCGAAACAACACAGCGTTTACCGCAACAGACGAAGTTAGGCCACacccaacagcttcccttcgcgggcgagattcccgtcgtgaagggattctcgttcccttcagcgctccaacggttttcctttacAGTTCCTTTCACGACAagattctcagggtcattcctttcaggacggaattctctttcctttcctttcgcgattctctcgaagggaagctgtcgaagatgagaaaaaataaaaagaatgagaacggagaagggaatcaggaaggaaacaaaatgaagagaatatagttgTGATAGTCAAGGTGAGAAGAAAATCGCATGCGTGTATGCAAATTAATAGACAATGATAACATAGCTGTGGTAGACTAGGCAAAAGCACGGGACAAAAATaaggaggggcggcggcgatAGTACTTTGAGTCGACTGAGGAGGAACCGAACAGCATGGACGAAAACTGTAGGCGTGTGACAACATCAGCTGTGACACAGAAAACGATGCTGCAgcctgcggcggcggtggccagaACAGAAACAATTGAAGGGAGCATGGTGAAGATGATGGCATAGTCATGGGCACCAGCGCTGCAGTCTGGGGAAGGCTAGTAGCAACGGTCTCATTCTCGGTGGTGCAACGGCTCGTGCTGGCGGATGCGCTGGTGATGATGACCCAAAGTGACGACGATGTGTAGACTGGACGCTCGGATGGCTGCAGACGAGGAAGACATGTCGATAAGCGTTAGTTATCTGCGTTGCCTAAGCTGACAAAAATCAGGCTTGCTTAACCTGGCGCACATATAGGAGGATATTCGGTATATTACGCGACTTTAAAACATGGATTCATCAAAAACTACTCAACAAGAACTCAAGCTTACGTCTTTCCTCTAAAAAAGAAGGAATTCGAGTCTTCAGAATCTACTGACTTGAGGTGACAAGTACTAGTTGGTTCATCCAACCAGATTTGCTTATTTGGCTATATTTGTTGGAGTACCGCTAGTTATATGTTCGATTCATTTAGCCCATCTTCAacagaaattttaaaaattcatcttttataatactattatagcattctctaatactattacagtatctcctattttttcatcttcagcagttactatattttctacctttCATTCCTCTCCCCGTCTCTCCGAACCCACAGTCATCCACGCGCTACAGTGATACGAGATCCTTTTTCTTCCTGCAAATTTACCGGCGCCAACATCCTTCGATATTGCCGTAGCACACGATACAGCTTCCGTTAGAGAGCTCTTCCGAAAACTCTGATCGGTAAAATATCAGAAAATTCGTTGCTACAATGTTTTACGGGATTTCGTTAGAGATGACCTTATGTTATATTATGACTTTTTCGAAATTTTGTGCCATTGCCGCCGGCCTGGTGCGTAGACTTAAGATTGTCATGTCATCACACTCACATTTTGATCTGGATTTTTTATAGCTGGGTATTATAAACATATGAAATTTGTATTTCTTCCCAATGTGGGTTTTCCCTTTCTGAAAAACCAATGACATGCCATTGATTTTCACCA includes:
- the LOC133916186 gene encoding kinesin-like protein KIN-13B, whose product is MNGGGRRRYSSEHLPFDVPANAVAAGAGLWAQQRGGVRRGDGEIFVSVEPATPARLRGGDAAAAAAAGDSPGQRQQLSPGLLDLHAFDTELIPDFQVPGMYDGAQKFGYGGGFDDSDLSFAANKEMSKSTVFAESNYLKAFPEKVKAAPVAKIKVVVRKRPLNKKEISKKEEDIIDIEQRSNSLTVHETKLKVDLTEYVEKHEFVFDAVLDEDVSNDEVYRETVEPVVPAIFNRTKATCFAYGQTGSGKTYTMRPLPLKASQDILRLMHHTYRNQGFQLFFSFFEIYGGKLFDLLNDRSKLCMREDGKQKVCIVGLQEYRVSDVETIKELIEKGSATRSTGTTGANEESSRSHAILQLAIKRRVDGNDSKPPRPVGKLSFIDLAGSERGADTTDNDKQTRIEGAEINKSLLALKECIRALDNDQMHIPFRGSKLTEVLRDSFIGDSRTVMISCISPSSGSCEHTLNTLRYADRVKSLSKGGNAKKEVPLAAPLRESGPSPLSSVVPSFSASEVMNDITERSNFGWPKQQFVKEQPAPTFADRMPKVKEGVDFSSSNGIYFKEQISKGNMAQNIAEVPNTMYQQGRQLARRAKDSTLENNMRNSIAYPIRRAEPDEENEHLNDLLQEEEDLVSAHRKQVEETLDILREEMNMLGEADQPGNQLDDYITRLSSILSQKAAGIVDLQARLEQFQKRLNENNVLLYA